The genomic segment TCGATACTGTTTCTGGGTTTGAATTCATCATGATTGTTTCATGGTCTGCATCCTATACAAAGAGAAAGAATTCCAAGATTAGAAGACGACCCAGAAAGTTATATCTAAAATATCTACAATCTGATCGAACGGAAATTTAACAATAAGATTCCTGCTGTCCCTGAATATTTTTTCACACGCAATTTCCGATAATTTTCAATTGACTTGTAAATTGGCATTTCTTTACTCTTGCTCAAAAAAGACATTAAGGCTCAACAAGTTCATAAACAAGTATATCTTGAGAAGTAAACGAGGAGAAACTTATGTAGAGCACCAATCAATTAAGATGCACAAACCTGAAGGGCAAACGACGTATGGCAGCAGCAATAATCAAACTCAATCCCTTGTCCTATCCGATTTGGTCCTCCACCTAAAATCAAAACCTTTTTCCTTTGAGAGGGAGCCGATTCACACTCAAACTCATAGGATGAATACATGTAAGGGGTATCAGCTTCAAACTCTGCAGCACATGTATCGACTCTTTTGTATACTGGTTTAACCCCAAAAGATAATCTCTTTGATCGAACTTCTTTCTCGGTAGACTTTATGGCGTAAGCAATCTGTTTATCACTAAACCCTCTTTTCTTCACTTCCCAGAAGTCATCGACAGTCAGTTGTGACAAATTCCGAGCCAAAAGATACTGTTCCACATCTACAAGTTCTTTAAGCTGAGTGAGGAACCATTTGTCAATGTAACTCAATTCATGGATATCATCCACCTTCATTCCCCTCTTCATTGCAGCATAAATGGAATGGATGCGATCTGGGCTGGGCACCCGTAAACTGTATTTTATTATCTCCCAATCCCAGTCAAGTTCCTTGACTTGTGCACAACCCCATCCAAAATACCCACATTCTAGTGATCGCACAGCTTTTTGAAAAGATTCTTGGAATGTTCGGCCCACTGCCATCGATTCACCAACAGACTTCATCTGGGTTGTTAGAATTGGCTCTGATCCAGGAAATTTCTCAAATGCAAACCTAGGTATCTGCATTAGCACAAAAATATTTGATGATACTAAAATTTATGAGTGAAAACAAGAGGTCATAATATGTGCACGAGCCAGATAAAAACGAAAAAAAAGAGAGCATCACCTTAGTAACAACATAGTCTATGGAAGGCTCAAAACTTGCTGGTGTTTTCTTTGTGATATCATTAGGAATCTGATCCAATGAGTAACCGACCGATAACTTGGCAGCCATCTTGGCTATAGGGAAACCAGTTGCTTTTGATGCCAAAGCTGATGATCTTGAAACTCTAGGATTCATCTCAATCACCATTACCTCTCCGTCTTTAGGATTAACAGCAAACTGAACATTAGAACCTCCACATTCAACTCCAATTTCCCTAATAATAGCAATAGAATAATCTCTGAGTCGCTGGTACTCCTTATCTGTCAAGGTTTGTGCAGGGGCCACAGTGATGGAGTCCCCAGTGTGAACTCCCATGGGATCAATATTTTCAATCGAGCAAATAATCACCACATTATCTGCTAAATCTCTCATAACCTCAAGCTCATACTCTTTCCACCCCAACAAGGACTTCTCAACCAAAACCTGAGATGTCACACTAGCAGCGAGCCCTGACTTACATATGGCCTCGAATTCCTCCCTGTTATAAGCAATCCCACCTCCTGTCCCACCTAAGGTGAATGCAGGCCGGATAATCAAGGGGAACTCCCCAATTAAGTTGGCAATATCAATGCATTCCTCAAGTGTAGTCCCAGTCCCTGAAGGAGGCGTCTTAAGTCCAATATTCTTCATAGCCTGCTTAAACAAATCCCTATCCTCTGCCTTCTTGATTGCATCAAGCTTTGCACCAATTAACTCCACACCATACTTCTCAAGAGCACCACTCTCTGCCAGCGCCACAGCAAGATTAAGTGCCGTCTGACCACCCATAGTGGGCAACAAAGCATCAGGTCTCTCCTTTTCTAGCACTTGCTCAACCAAGTCTGGTGTCAATGGCTCGATGTAAGTCCTGTCTGCCATGTCAGGGTCAGTCATTATAGTGGCCGGATTTGAATTAATAAGGATCACCTTATATCCCTCTTCTCTAAGAGCCTTGCAGGCTTGCGTGCCTGAGTAATCAAACTCGCAAGCCTGACCTATCACAATAGGCCCCGCTCCCAAGATCAGGATCTTCTTTATGTCTGTTCTTTTGCCCACACCTTTTTCAACTCCAAGAATCCCTCCATTTGATGAAACATCACCATTTTTTACACCAGTAGCCTGAGTTTTTGCAGACTTTAAGGTCAAGTGGCGAGATGACAGGTATAGACTTGTTGAACTCTTTAATGCTACTTTTGTCTGGGGGAAAGGGTGGGGGGAAAGCTTTCGTACGGGTATACTTGGATTGGCTTGAACCAGGTTATATAGAGCATTTTTACATTGATGTGCACAATGATTCATCTTCttttaatatgtctattttCTTGCCTTTTGATGTACTCCTATATTTTCCTGCAGGAATCAACACAacgacatttaaaaaaaatcccaaAATACAAGCCTGGGATCAGTGATTATGCGCTTAAACATACAGTAAAAAATTCCAGATAAAGAAGAATGATTTAACCAAACAACAAAAAGAGAGTTTGTGTTGCAGGGGAAAGGAGCAGCGATACAAAACTCCTCAAATTCTCAGTACAAAAGTTCGCTACATTCATAAATAGATCATATCAAGCACATAACCTATGTAGCATGGATACTCCTAATTTTTTTCTGAAGTATCGGATACGGATACGATACGTCGATATGCATGTCAGATAAGGCAAAATCCGTGTCCTTGACTTTTTGTAGGTCTGACCGGTCGGATATGTCTTGGACACGGCTAATTTaggcaatatatatatatatatatatatatatatatatataatttttaatttttaatattaaatttatataaatatatatataatatttatatatatttgaataattgTCGAATTCTAGACTTATTctcttatattttcaaaatttgtcgTATCATCGTATCCGTATCATACTCAATACGGTACCCGTACCCGTATAAATGGAACATAGCACATAACAAACTCACACTGTCCAAATTAAGGTGGCAAAGATTTTTCTGAGTAAAAAGATACTGTACAGTGTAATAAAACCTAGAACATACAGCTTATCTAGGTCTAAATCAAGCCGATCCCAAAAACATATGCAGAGTCACCCAAAAAATCAAATTACTCAAACCAATCGTTCCTAACTGACAACAAGAGTGCAACACAAAATTCATTCTTAAAGTATTTATGCATATTAAGCTAATAAAGCGATTAAAACTCACAAGTCCATAAAACCATGTTTACACAAATGTCACTGGATTGAATCCCTGTCGGATTTTTACGAAAGTGCcgaatttgaaaattaaaaagtCTATTTTTTGTTAAAGGTTGGAACTTGAGGCATGTGATTATGTAATGTAAAGAATGCATTACCCGGTTATACATATTGTTAACCATAGTAAACAATATCTCATCATTGTTACACTAGATTCAACTGTAACTCCAGCAACAGGTGCGGAAAACAGAAAAGCCCGAACACCCATTTCATGAATACCGTATTTAGCTTCACATCTCTGATTTTTACAACTCAATCACTTCAATAACATATATTCGTTGGGTCAATTCAACAAATACCTGAGTCCGTGGCGGCAATAACACAAAACAAATAGAAATCCCGTAAACACTAATTATGTAAATGGGAATACTCACGTAGATACTTACTAAATGCTGGAAATGGAGGAGGCGGataggaagaagaagaagaaaacggGGGCTTGGCTGCTCGCAGTGCTCGAGTCTTGGAGTTCTTGGCGAGGGTTTTtgcttttttcttcttttttttcaatacGACAATTTCCCAAAAATTCATTTGTAATAAAATCCATattattaaaagtaaaaatttatggtaaaaaataaaaatctcaaactattaaaatttatcaaattaCACACTCTATAAATTttttctctactcaattgtgttttCTTCACGCATTGAGAGacttatttatagaatttctttggaaataatccaaaaataaatacatcattacatatatcatcacacactaattttaaatatgtacaactcttattttcaacattcaactttcttattttcaacattcaaatattacaactcatatttttcaacactcctctttgtgatgatgatcatgatacaatGATTGTCTTTATTACGTGTTTTATACTGcttcgttaaaaaccttactaggaaaaacacattaggataaaaaccatagtaagggaaaaagaatACAGTCACGTAAAATCTCCTCATGTTAACACGAacgattcttcacaaattttgtagattgcgcatctcaatgttatatatatgttttctgaatattgtcgtaggaagtgctTTTGTGAAGAGATTTGATGAGTTTTTACTTGATTGAATATAAagaatatcaatatctttattcttctcaagctcttgtgtgaatgcgaagaacttagggggaatatgtttagttctgtcgctttttatgtatctttctttcatttgagcaacacatgcaacattatcttcatataatGTCACGGGCTtcttgtcgaatgataatccgcatgaggtTTGGATATGTTCAGTCATTGATTTTAgtcacacacattcacggcttgcttcatgtagtgcaataatctcggcgtgatttgatgaagttgttgttacaagtgtttgtttctgtgaacgccaagaaattgcagtgcctccacgagtaaatacagaTCCTATTTGAGAatgtgccttgtgtggatcagataaatacacagcatcagcataaccaattatgctttgattggtatcttttgaatacaaaagtcccaagtcagtcgatcctcgtagataacggaatatatgtttaattccgttccagtgtctttTTATTGGATATGAGCTCAACCTTGTCAATAAATTtacagcaaaagatatatcaggtcttGTGTAATTttcaagatacataagggcaccaatAGCaattagatatggtacttctggaccaaaaataacttcatcatctttacatggacggaatggatccttttctatgtttaatgatctaacaaccattggagtacttaaaggatttgatttatccaaattaaaacgtttaaggaccTTTTCCGTATAATTTGACtgggtgaacaaatattccacattctctatgttcaatttgcaaacccagacaatactttgtttttccaaggtccttcatttcaaattcttccttcaagtacgacacaacttcttgaattttcttattcgttccaattatgtttaaatcattaacatatacagcaataattatgcatccggatgttgttttcttaatgaaaacacaagagCATAATGAATTGTTTACATATCCCTCTTTCATTAAGTGTTAGCcaattataccacattcgaccggattgctttaacccatataatgatctttgcaatttcacagaataacattctctgggttttaaATTTTGTGCTTCAGACGTCTTAAATCATTCagagattttcatatatatattactataaAGTGCTCCATATAAGTAAGTTgtgacaacatccataagatgcatttctaaattttcaaataccgccaaactaatcaaataccgaaacgtaattgcatccataacaggagaatacgtttcttcataatcaattccaggcctttgagaaataccttgtgcaacaagtcaagctttatatcttactatttcatttttctcatttcgctttcgaataaagaCTCATTTGtacccaacaggttttacaccttcaggtgtaaggtgttacaccttcaggtgtaaggactataggccCAAAAacgttacgtttatttagcgaatccaattcaacctggatggcgtattttcattttattcagtcctgtcgatttttacattcaccaaataattttggttcatgatcttcattgtcatttatgatgtcaaatgccacattgtaagaaaatatctcatcaatttcttttatatctttttgattccatattttttcagtattaatataattgatagagatttcacgattcttGTCAGTTTATGGTTTTGACGGAACATTTTTATCATCATGTATTTCAACTGgaatatcattctctattttgtgatcatcgtgtttctctatgcttTTTCTTTTCCGAGGATTTTTATCCGTGGAACCGATTGGTATTCCACGCTTcaagcgtttaatgacatcatgagtgtcttcaatttgtttctttggaatttcaattcgagcagggacATTTACAGCacgtatatatgatttagttaccatttttgtgtctgcaaatgcatctgatatctgatttgttattctttgcaagtgtacaaattgttgtacatctttttcacattgtttagttCTTGGATGCAAGATGTAACAGTGATGAtgtataccatgtaatttcctttcgataattttcttttctccccctaacactgggaagatttcctcactaaaatgacaatcagcaaaacgtgtt from the Primulina tabacum isolate GXHZ01 chromosome 8, ASM2559414v2, whole genome shotgun sequence genome contains:
- the LOC142554109 gene encoding carbamoyl phosphate synthase arginine-specific large chain, chloroplastic-like — translated: MNHCAHQCKNALYNLVQANPSIPVRKLSPHPFPQTKVALKSSTSLYLSSRHLTLKSAKTQATGVKNGDVSSNGGILGVEKGVGKRTDIKKILILGAGPIVIGQACEFDYSGTQACKALREEGYKVILINSNPATIMTDPDMADRTYIEPLTPDLVEQVLEKERPDALLPTMGGQTALNLAVALAESGALEKYGVELIGAKLDAIKKAEDRDLFKQAMKNIGLKTPPSGTGTTLEECIDIANLIGEFPLIIRPAFTLGGTGGGIAYNREEFEAICKSGLAASVTSQVLVEKSLLGWKEYELEVMRDLADNVVIICSIENIDPMGVHTGDSITVAPAQTLTDKEYQRLRDYSIAIIREIGVECGGSNVQFAVNPKDGEVMVIEMNPRVSRSSALASKATGFPIAKMAAKLSVGYSLDQIPNDITKKTPASFEPSIDYVVTKIPRFAFEKFPGSEPILTTQMKSVGESMAVGRTFQESFQKAVRSLECGYFGWGCAQVKELDWDWEIIKYSLRVPSPDRIHSIYAAMKRGMKVDDIHELSYIDKWFLTQLKELVDVEQYLLARNLSQLTVDDFWEVKKRGFSDKQIAYAIKSTEKEVRSKRLSFGVKPVYKRVDTCAAEFEADTPYMYSSYEFECESAPSQRKKVLILGGGPNRIGQGIEFDYCCCHTSFALQDADHETIMMNSNPETVSTDYDTSDRLYFEPLTVEDVLNVIDLEGPDGIIVQFGGQTPLKLALPIQHYLDEHKPKCRSGAGFVSIWGTSPDSIDAAEDRERFNTILKELQIEQPKGGIAKSEKDALAIAADIGYPVVVRPSYVLGGRAMEIVYSDEKLVTYLETAVEVDPERPVLVDKYLSDAIEIDVDALADSHGNVVIGGIMEHIEQAGVHSGDSACLLPTKTVSSSCLETIRNWTTKLAKRLNVIGLMNCQYAITASGEVFLLEANPRASRTVPFVSKAIGHPLAKYAALVMSGKTLQDLQFTKEVIPKHVSVKEAVLPFDKFQGADVILGPEMRSTGEVMGIYYEYSIAFAKALIAAGQKPPLSGTLFLSLNDLTKSHLATIARAFLDLGFKIVATSGTAHVLDSEGFPVERVLKMHEGRPHAGDMIANRQIQMMVITSSGDDLDQIDGRQLRRMALAYKIPIVTTVAGALATAEAIKSLKSSKIEMLALQDYFNIDNETQRSSTLQSISSHS